One genomic region from Lujinxingia vulgaris encodes:
- a CDS encoding polysaccharide biosynthesis protein: protein MAMNTLSRWMEPLSRLPAGWRSVILALAHLVFFSAAYVGAFLFRFDLRIPAEYLPALGGGLLVLLAIKTAVFAYLKMFQGWWKYVSLYDIISLAYALAISALLFMAVNTLVLRPEIFPRSIYLLDFTLSLVLLGGVRGALRLVREAMALSATPRRARNLMIVGAGDAGDLMVREINRSPSLRLRPLLFVDDDPYKRGLRLHGIPVEGPIDRIAQLVARHDIEEIIIALPPEEQHQVRRVIELAGPLGVHARILPAVEAMLHQEISLDRLREVSIADLLRRDPVELDLESLAGFLKDRRVLVTGAGGSIGSELCRQIAGFSPSTLMLVEQAETPLFEIHRELNPQNDRPIVPCIASVADAARMRAIFEEHRPQVVLHAAAYKHVPLMEQSPAEAVKNNVRGTEIVARLSAEMGVATFVLISTDKAVNPTSVMGATKRVTEWIVARQGQEHPGTRFCAVRFGNVLGSNGSVVPIFRDQIRRGGPVTVTHPEMTRYFMTIPEAVQLVLQAASFESQASLFILDMGRPVRIADLARDMIRLSGANEAMIPIVFTGIRPGEKLFEELTLDEEEVDRTEHAQIFVGKKSSDPPEHFDALYCELLAAADRGDHPAVRVLLGELIPDYQSPHTDATVLELPRLRAAR from the coding sequence ATGGCGATGAACACGCTGTCGCGATGGATGGAACCTCTGAGTCGTCTGCCGGCCGGCTGGCGCAGCGTGATCTTAGCGCTGGCCCACCTGGTTTTCTTCTCGGCGGCGTATGTGGGGGCGTTTCTCTTTCGCTTCGATCTTCGCATCCCCGCCGAATACCTGCCCGCCCTGGGCGGCGGTCTGCTGGTGTTGCTGGCGATCAAGACCGCCGTCTTTGCCTACCTCAAGATGTTCCAGGGGTGGTGGAAGTATGTCAGCCTCTACGACATCATCTCACTGGCGTATGCGCTGGCGATCTCGGCGCTGCTCTTTATGGCGGTCAACACGCTGGTGTTGCGCCCGGAGATCTTTCCGCGATCGATCTACCTGCTCGATTTCACCCTGAGTCTTGTGCTGCTGGGGGGGGTGCGCGGCGCGCTGCGCCTGGTGCGCGAAGCGATGGCGCTGAGCGCCACGCCGAGACGCGCGCGAAATCTGATGATCGTGGGCGCCGGCGACGCCGGCGATCTGATGGTGCGCGAGATCAACCGCAGCCCCAGCCTGCGCCTGCGCCCCCTGCTCTTTGTCGATGATGACCCCTACAAACGAGGACTGCGCCTGCACGGCATCCCCGTCGAGGGACCAATCGATCGCATCGCTCAGCTGGTGGCGCGCCACGATATCGAAGAGATCATCATCGCGCTCCCCCCTGAGGAGCAGCACCAGGTGCGGCGCGTCATTGAATTGGCCGGACCGCTGGGGGTGCACGCCCGCATCCTGCCGGCGGTCGAGGCAATGCTTCATCAGGAGATCTCGCTGGACCGTCTGCGCGAGGTCTCCATCGCCGACCTGCTACGCCGCGATCCTGTGGAGCTCGACCTGGAGTCGCTGGCCGGCTTTCTCAAAGATCGCCGGGTGCTGGTCACCGGCGCGGGAGGCTCTATCGGCAGTGAGCTCTGCCGCCAGATCGCCGGATTTTCACCATCGACCCTGATGCTGGTCGAGCAGGCCGAGACCCCGCTCTTTGAGATTCATCGCGAACTCAATCCCCAGAACGATCGTCCCATCGTCCCCTGCATCGCCAGCGTGGCGGACGCCGCGCGCATGCGCGCGATCTTTGAGGAACATCGCCCCCAGGTGGTGCTGCACGCCGCGGCCTACAAACATGTTCCCCTCATGGAACAGAGCCCGGCTGAGGCCGTCAAAAACAACGTACGCGGCACCGAGATCGTCGCGCGCCTGAGCGCCGAGATGGGCGTGGCGACCTTTGTGCTCATCTCCACCGATAAAGCGGTCAACCCCACCAGCGTGATGGGCGCGACCAAACGCGTCACCGAGTGGATCGTGGCACGCCAGGGGCAGGAGCATCCGGGCACGCGATTCTGTGCCGTTCGCTTTGGCAACGTGCTCGGCTCCAACGGCTCAGTGGTGCCGATCTTCCGCGATCAGATCCGCCGCGGGGGCCCCGTCACGGTGACCCATCCCGAGATGACGCGTTACTTCATGACCATCCCCGAGGCGGTGCAGCTGGTCCTGCAGGCGGCCAGCTTCGAGAGCCAGGCCAGCCTCTTCATTCTCGATATGGGGAGACCGGTGCGCATCGCCGATCTGGCCCGCGACATGATCCGACTCTCCGGCGCCAATGAAGCGATGATCCCGATCGTCTTCACCGGCATTCGCCCCGGCGAAAAACTCTTCGAAGAGCTCACCCTCGACGAAGAAGAGGTCGATCGCACCGAGCACGCCCAGATCTTTGTGGGCAAAAAATCCAGCGATCCTCCCGAGCACTTCGACGCGCTCTACTGCGAGCTTCTGGCGGCGGCCGATCGCGGCGACCACCCGGCGGTGCGCGTGCTGCTCGGGGAACTCATCCCCGACTACCAGAGTCCGCATACCGACGCGACGGTCCTCGAACTTCCTCGCCTTCGCGCCGCCCGCTGA
- a CDS encoding UDP-glucose dehydrogenase family protein, which produces MNLTIIGTGYVGLVTGTCFAEMGHHVTCVDVDARKVAQLRQGKSPIFEPGLDDFLKRNIAQKRLSFSTSLADACDSGEVFFIAVGTPPDQDGSADLQHVLEVARQLGEHLKSDAIVVDKSTVPVGTARMVQETIEHHLQHRGADHRVVVVSNPEFLKEGAAINDFMKPDRIIIGTEDAHARERLAELYAPFNRNHQRLLFMGTRDAEMTKYAANAMLATKISFMNEVAHLCEALGVDVENVRLGIGSDERIGYHFIYPGCGYGGSCFPKDVRALCHMARDQGIEPGILDAVERRNQAQKERLAQKIIARYGEDLSALTFALWGLAFKPGTDDLREAPSRTLLEHLIARGARIQAYDPVAMEAAREHFPKEWFDRRHLMLAEHQYAALEGVDALILVTEWKPFRHPDLGAMARLMRQRVVFDGRNQYDPHQMRAAGFYYDAIGRSSESRDPATIIALDPRPGSQPR; this is translated from the coding sequence ATGAACCTCACGATCATCGGCACCGGATATGTCGGCCTGGTCACCGGAACCTGCTTCGCCGAGATGGGCCATCACGTGACCTGCGTCGACGTCGACGCCCGCAAAGTCGCGCAGCTGCGCCAGGGCAAAAGCCCCATCTTCGAGCCCGGACTTGACGATTTTTTAAAACGAAACATCGCTCAAAAACGCCTGAGCTTCTCCACCTCCCTGGCCGACGCCTGTGACTCTGGCGAGGTCTTCTTCATCGCCGTGGGCACGCCTCCGGACCAGGATGGCTCCGCCGATCTGCAGCATGTCCTGGAGGTCGCTCGCCAGCTTGGCGAGCACCTCAAAAGCGACGCCATCGTGGTCGATAAGTCGACCGTGCCCGTGGGCACCGCGCGCATGGTCCAGGAGACCATCGAGCATCATCTGCAACACCGCGGCGCCGATCACCGCGTGGTCGTCGTCTCCAACCCCGAGTTCCTGAAGGAAGGCGCGGCGATCAACGACTTTATGAAACCCGACCGCATCATCATCGGCACCGAAGATGCGCATGCCCGCGAGCGCCTGGCCGAGCTCTACGCCCCTTTTAACCGCAACCACCAGCGCCTGCTCTTTATGGGCACGCGCGACGCCGAGATGACCAAATACGCGGCCAACGCCATGCTCGCCACCAAGATCTCCTTCATGAATGAGGTCGCCCACCTCTGCGAAGCGCTCGGGGTGGATGTGGAAAACGTACGCCTGGGCATCGGCTCCGACGAGCGCATCGGCTACCACTTCATCTACCCGGGCTGCGGCTACGGCGGCTCCTGCTTTCCCAAAGACGTGCGCGCCCTCTGCCATATGGCCCGAGACCAGGGCATTGAGCCGGGCATCCTCGACGCGGTGGAGCGACGAAATCAGGCCCAGAAAGAGCGACTGGCACAAAAGATCATCGCTCGCTACGGTGAGGACTTAAGCGCGCTGACCTTCGCGCTCTGGGGGCTGGCGTTTAAGCCGGGCACCGACGATCTTCGCGAAGCCCCCTCCCGCACCCTGCTCGAGCATCTGATCGCGCGAGGTGCTCGCATTCAGGCCTACGATCCGGTGGCCATGGAAGCGGCCCGCGAGCACTTCCCGAAGGAGTGGTTCGATCGCCGGCATCTTATGCTGGCCGAACACCAGTATGCCGCGCTAGAAGGAGTCGACGCCTTGATTCTGGTCACCGAGTGGAAACCTTTCCGCCACCCCGATCTTGGAGCTATGGCGCGGTTGATGCGCCAGAGAGTCGTCTTCGACGGCCGAAATCAGTACGATCCGCACCAGATGCGCGCGGCCGGTTTTTATTATGACGCCATCGGACGCAGCAGTGAGAGCCGCGATCCGGCGACCATCATCGCCCTGGACCCTCGTCCGGGCTCCCAACCTCGCTAA